From a single Brassica rapa cultivar Chiifu-401-42 chromosome A01, CAAS_Brap_v3.01, whole genome shotgun sequence genomic region:
- the LOC103837684 gene encoding polyol transporter 5, which translates to MTGLTPENQTVPTTAPATKHVPELGPPVKPKRNKYAFACAILASMTSILLGYDIGVMSGALIYIKRDFKITDLQVSILAGILNIFSLIGSCAAGKTSDWIGRRNTIVFAGAIFFAGAILMGLAPNYAFLMFGRFVAGVGVGYALMIAPVYTAEVAPASSRGFLTSFPEVFINAGIMLGYVSNLAFSKFPLKLGWRFMLGVGSVPSVLLAIGVLAMPESPRWLVIQGRLGEAKRVLDRTSDSPSEAALRLEEIKEAAGIPADCHDEVVQVSRKTSHGSGVWKELLIRPTPAVRRVMIAAMGIHFFQQATGIDAVVLFSPRIFKTAGLKTDHQQLLATVAVGIVKTSFILVATFLIDRVGRRPLLLTSVGGMILSLAALGTSLTIIDHTEKKVTWALVLSITTVMTYVATFSIGAGPITWVYTSEIFPLRLRSQGSSMAVVVNRVTSGVISMTFLLLSEAMTTGGAFYLFGGIATVAWVFFYTFLPETQGRSLEDMDELFSGFRWRDSKSKPKNNKNSSSNPQVEIGPNKL; encoded by the exons ATGACTGGTTTGACGCCGGAAAATCAAACAGTCCCGACGACGGCACCGGCAACAAAACATGTACCGGAGTTAGGTCCACCGGTGAAACCAAAGAGGAACAAGTATGCATTCGCGTGTGCAATCTTAGCTTCCATGACTTCCATCCTCCTTGGTTATG ATATAGGAGTGATGAGTGGAGCACTGATTTATATCAAGAGAGATTTCAAGATCACTGATCTTCAAGTCAGTATTCTCGCCGGAATACTTAACATTTTTTCACTCATCGGCTCTTGTGCCGCCGGTAAAACCTCCGACTGGATTGGTCGGCGTAACACAATCGTGTTTGCCGGAGCTATATTCTTTGCCGGAGCAATCCTCATGGGATTGGCTCCTAACTACGCTTTCCTCATGTTCGGGAGGTTTGTCGCCGGAGTAGGAGTCGGTTATGCTCTCATGATTGCACCTGTCTATACCGCCGAAGTCGCTCCGGCATCTTCTCGTGGCTTTCTCACCTCCTTCCCtgag GTGTTCATCAACGCAGGAATAATGCTCGGGTATGTATCAAACCTCGCCTTCTCCAAGTTTCCTCTGAAGCTTGGATGGAGATTCATGCTCGGCGTCGGATCCGTTCCTTCCGTCTTACTAGCGATCGGCGTTCTCGCCATGCCGGAATCTCCACGGTGGCTCGTTATACAAGGCCGTCTAGGAGAAGCCAAACGCGTCCTCGACAGAACCTCTGATTCTCCCTCTGAAGCCGCTCTTCGACTCGAAGAAATCAAAGAAGCCGCCGGAATCCCCGCCGATTGCCATGACGAAGTCGTTCAG GTTTCGAGGAAGACCAGCCACGGCAGCGGAGTATGGAAAGAGCTTCTAATCCGTCCGACTCCAGCCGTCCGTCGCGTTATGATCGCCGCGATGGGAATCCATTTCTTCCAGCAAGCCACCGGGATCGACGCGGTGGTCCTCTTCTCACCACGAATCTTCAAAACGGCTGGACTCAAAACAGATCACCAGCAGCTTCTAGCGACCGTAGCAGTAGGAATCGTGAAAACATCTTTCATACTAGTCGCGACTTTCCTCATCGaccgagtcggaagacggccacTGCTACTCACCAGCGTGGGAGGCATGATCCTGTCTCTCGCGGCGTTGGGAACATCTCTAACGATAATAGACCACACAGAGAAGAAAGTGACGTGGGCTTTGGTGCTAAGCATCACTACGGTGATGACTTACGTAGCTACGTTCTCGATAGGAGCTGGACCTATCACGTGGGTTTACACCTCTGAGATATTCCCGTTGAGGTTGAGGTCACAGGGGTCGAGTATGGCCGTGGTGGTGAACAGAGTGACGAGTGGTGTGATCTCCATGACGTTTCTTTTGCTGTCGGAGGCGATGACGACGGGAGGAGCGTTTTACTTGTTTGGAGGGATTGCGACGGTGGCTTGGGTGTTTTTCTACACTTTCTTGCCAGAGACGCAAGGGAGGTCGCTTGAGGATATGGATGAGCTTTTTAGTGGATTCAGGTGGAGAGACTCCAAGAGTAAGCCTAAGAACAACAAGAACTCCAGTTCGAACCCGCAGGTTGAGATTGGACCAAACAAACTGTGA
- the LOC103837706 gene encoding F-box/kelch-repeat protein At3g17530, with protein sequence MVMITDLTFDLEKKILALVPKESRPHAWQTICKRWYAVRQDLLSKKHLARTGREFILLLNTNVFSTTINLEGVHNNVDPVMEFGGKLGSLQDSNDLQIHDIFYCKGLVLCTMVGKQMLVVCNPSNRETRYVEPRTSHDYFEYALGYKGSKSSCVNSYKILRYCRYFDKQEMRTVSEFELYDFMSDSWRVLDVDEHDWEISARGVSVKGNTYWVAKENEDQFILSFDFTRERFGFLPLPYESAGPEDSMNDEYDDTAVLSVVRDEQLSVLHQYLHLDLYEMKIWVSNMIGTKKVSWGEFLVVDVVLLNVVSFVVDEEHKVAVCCSTGKDDPSDDSEEECTSISIIGKNIQSLVYDEGAIHGSWPHLINYVPSPVQILRKSTRKSKRKRTTRRHQPEEGTSARSVEETKVTPKAKPKARRSF encoded by the exons atggtgatgatAACCGACCTTACATTTGATCTTGAAAAGAAGATACTCGCCCTTGTTCCGAAAGAGTCTCGACCACATGCATGGCAAACTATTTGCAAGAGATGGTACGCTGTACGCCAAGATCTACTCTCCAAGAAACACTTGGCTCGAACAGGAAGAGAGTTCATCTTATTGTTGAATACTAATGTTTTTTCAACAACCATCAACCTCGAGGGAGTCCATAACAACGTTGATCCAGTGATGGAGTTCGGAGGTAAACTTGGATCTTTACAAGATTCAAATGATTTACAAATACATGATATTTTCTACTGCAAGGGGTTAGTGCTATGCACTATGGTGGGAAAACAAATGCTCGTGGTTTGCAACCCTAGTAACCGTGAAACTAGGTATGTCGAACCTAGAACAAGTCATGACTATTTCGAATATGCTCTTGGATACAAAGGCAGCAAGTCTTCTTGTGTTAATAGCTACAAGATCTTGAGGTATTGTCGTTATTTCGACAAGCAAGAGATGCGTACGGTTTCTGAGTTTGAACTGTATGACTTCATGTCTGACTCATGGAGGGTTTTAGATGTTGATGAGCACGATTGGGAAATATCTGCTCGTGGCGTCTCTGTGAAAGGAAACACTTACTGGGTTGCTAAAGAGAATGAAGACCAGTTCATACTCAGTTTTGATTTCACAAGAGAGAGATTTGGGTTTCTCCCTCTTCCGTATGAGAGTGCTGGTCCTGAAGATTCCATGAATGATGAGTACGACGATACAGCTGTTCTGTCAGTTGTTAGAGACGAACAACTCTCAGTGTTACATCAGTATCTTCATTTGGATTTATATGAGATGAAGATATGGGTGAGCAACATGATTGGCACCAAAAAGGTGTCGTGGGGCGAGTTCTTGGTAGTGGACGTGGTGTTGTTAAATGTTGTTAGCTTCGTGGTTGACGAGGAGCATAAAGTGGCAGTGTGTTGTAGTACAGGCAAGGATGATCCTAGTGATGATAGTGAAGAAGAATGCACCAGCATTTCAATTATTGGAAAGAATATACAAAGTCTTGTTTATGATGAAGGGGCTATACATGGATCATGGCCACATCTCATCAATTACGTTCCAAGCCCGGTTCAAATTTTAAGGAAGAGTACGCGCAAAAGCAAAAGGAAACGAACTACAAGGAG GCATCAACCGGAGGAGGGCACTTCTGCAAGAAGCGTTGAGGAAACAAAAGTGACACCCAAAGCAAAACCTAAAGCACGTCGAAGTTTCTAG